In Phyllobacterium zundukense, one DNA window encodes the following:
- a CDS encoding alkaline phosphatase family protein, with the protein MPLRSKLLLIVLDGLPWRNWRKYMGNLEGWVQSGEARVWKMRSVLPSTSASCYASIHTGVSPQVHYVVSNETLFRVEQPDIFSEVVKAGGKTGAVTHSFWSMFFNRVPFDLVRDIEYDEPGGPITHGRFHTMTGYNHQNQMTPSDTDLFATLTMLAERRGIDYGILHTCTLDSMGHRFGHDCGEMDHALFAMDAMLATFLPRWRKAGYEVMVTADHGQTDRGHHGGRSDDMQDFALYYFGAGEGPEDDVLLDQLQLAPTVLERLGVPVPATMKAESFLR; encoded by the coding sequence ATGCCGCTTCGCTCGAAACTTCTTCTCATTGTCCTCGACGGCCTGCCATGGCGCAACTGGCGCAAATATATGGGCAACCTCGAAGGCTGGGTGCAGTCGGGCGAGGCGCGCGTTTGGAAGATGCGCTCCGTCCTGCCGTCGACGTCCGCCTCCTGTTACGCCTCGATCCACACTGGCGTGTCGCCGCAGGTCCACTATGTCGTTTCCAACGAAACGCTGTTTCGGGTAGAACAGCCCGACATATTTTCCGAGGTTGTGAAAGCGGGGGGCAAGACAGGGGCGGTCACGCATTCGTTCTGGTCGATGTTCTTCAACCGCGTGCCCTTTGATCTCGTCCGCGACATCGAGTATGACGAACCTGGCGGACCGATCACCCATGGTCGTTTTCACACGATGACCGGTTACAATCACCAGAACCAGATGACGCCCAGCGATACGGATTTGTTTGCCACGCTGACCATGCTGGCAGAGCGTCGCGGCATCGACTACGGCATTCTCCACACCTGCACGCTGGACTCGATGGGACACCGCTTCGGTCATGATTGTGGCGAGATGGACCATGCGCTGTTTGCGATGGACGCAATGCTGGCCACTTTTCTGCCGCGCTGGCGCAAAGCAGGCTATGAGGTTATGGTGACGGCCGATCACGGCCAGACGGACCGCGGTCATCATGGCGGCCGCAGCGACGATATGCAGGATTTCGCGCTTTATTATTTCGGCGCCGGCGAAGGACCTGAAGACGATGTCCTGCTAGACCAATTGCAACTTGCGCCAACCGTCCTCGAACGGCTGGGCGTACCGGTGCCGGCAACGATGAAAGCCGAATCTTTTCTGAGATAG